From one Geoalkalibacter halelectricus genomic stretch:
- the prsT gene encoding XrtA/PEP-CTERM system TPR-repeat protein PrsT: protein MLRKVIVLVLVSLLFVACGSKSKEEMLQEGIKLTEEGNVTGGIILFRNALEKDPNYVEARFQLAKNYVTVERFSQAERELQKVRLQDPSNTEIDVLLAKVYIETERPDEALEQVSTYLASQPPTAEALVIKGRAYLVKQDYDRSMEAFRAANELDPQNLDAYLGMASVYLNQGQSESALSALETATERHPDDKRPLLLSARIVMAKGELEEGLEIWKKVLAIDSRDIDALYQVGLLSINSGKIDEGAKYAEDLVRIHPNRPQGFQLRGLVLYERQEWEKAGEAFQRSLSFGGNLQSHYFLGLSHYRTGRYELALTEFNRALDMDPDFTPARMMLASTLLLQNRLNDAVFQAQTAVVSDPRNAWAHNVLGTALLMQGRYEEGMASLDQATRLDPGLASVHLKKGALSLGMGDLQSAESAMLQAVRANPDALESRLALTLLYLRQDEPEKAIASLKEGLAENEQDAFIYYQLANLYFRMERFEDGAQALEQAKKAKPDFLAPYFSLGVYHLAKAEPEKAAAEYQGILKHAPDNFQALTLLANAQDQMGKRKEATDTFKRAVAVDPVRGTLVYVYNLMRRGDNPQALQVVSAGLEKAENNPLLLEMRGKIHMAQKDYPAAIADFRLLSQAAPDKGMPLLAQALVEAGKPEEAVALSRGLISSNPQAPFGYLLLSAVHTAGGQSEKAVAALDEGIPKVNDRRPLAMARAGLLRGQGNNSQALEIYTDILKEYEDHFPAMYAKGSIHHQQGQYAEAARMYREAINLNPNFVPALNDLAYLLIDRQNQVKEGVDFAMRAFRLAPTDPAVMDTLGYALYRDGQSDRALRLLQSAAQSLPDNPTVLYHLALVYQDLGKAGQAVESLEASLAKGNFPEKNQARELLNKLNSAQ from the coding sequence TTGCTTAGAAAAGTTATCGTATTGGTGTTGGTGAGTCTGCTTTTTGTTGCTTGCGGTAGTAAAAGCAAGGAAGAAATGCTGCAGGAAGGCATTAAGCTCACCGAGGAAGGAAATGTCACCGGGGGCATTATTCTGTTTCGCAATGCCCTGGAAAAAGATCCCAACTACGTCGAGGCCCGTTTTCAGCTGGCCAAGAACTATGTCACCGTTGAGCGCTTTTCCCAGGCCGAAAGAGAGTTGCAGAAAGTCAGGCTTCAGGATCCGTCCAACACGGAGATCGACGTTCTCCTGGCCAAGGTCTATATCGAAACCGAACGTCCGGACGAAGCCCTCGAGCAGGTTTCGACCTATCTTGCATCCCAACCCCCGACTGCTGAGGCGTTGGTCATCAAAGGCCGCGCCTATCTGGTGAAACAGGATTACGATCGCAGCATGGAGGCTTTCCGCGCAGCGAACGAACTCGATCCTCAGAACCTTGACGCCTATCTCGGAATGGCCTCTGTCTATTTGAATCAGGGCCAAAGTGAATCCGCGCTATCTGCATTGGAAACCGCAACAGAACGGCACCCGGATGACAAGCGCCCGCTTTTGTTGTCGGCCAGAATCGTCATGGCCAAGGGGGAACTTGAAGAGGGGCTGGAAATCTGGAAAAAAGTTCTGGCCATCGACTCGCGCGATATCGATGCCCTCTATCAGGTCGGCCTGTTGAGCATCAACAGCGGCAAAATTGACGAAGGCGCAAAGTATGCCGAAGACCTTGTCCGTATCCACCCCAACCGTCCCCAGGGATTTCAGTTGCGCGGCCTGGTGCTTTATGAGCGGCAGGAATGGGAGAAAGCTGGCGAAGCCTTTCAGCGCTCCCTCTCCTTTGGCGGCAATCTGCAGAGCCATTATTTTCTCGGACTTTCCCATTACCGGACGGGCCGCTACGAACTGGCGCTGACTGAATTTAACCGCGCCCTGGATATGGATCCGGATTTCACGCCGGCACGCATGATGCTCGCCTCCACGCTGTTGCTGCAAAATCGCCTCAATGACGCGGTTTTTCAGGCGCAGACCGCCGTGGTCAGCGATCCGCGCAACGCCTGGGCTCATAATGTGTTGGGCACGGCGTTGCTGATGCAGGGACGCTACGAAGAAGGCATGGCCAGTTTGGATCAGGCGACACGCCTGGATCCCGGCCTGGCCAGCGTACATCTGAAAAAAGGGGCTCTGAGCCTCGGCATGGGAGACCTGCAGAGCGCGGAATCCGCCATGCTCCAAGCGGTGCGCGCCAACCCCGACGCCCTGGAAAGCCGCCTTGCCCTGACACTGCTCTACCTGCGTCAGGATGAACCGGAAAAAGCGATCGCATCCCTCAAGGAAGGCCTGGCCGAGAATGAGCAGGATGCGTTTATTTACTACCAATTGGCCAACCTCTACTTCCGCATGGAGAGGTTCGAGGATGGCGCCCAGGCGCTTGAGCAGGCCAAAAAGGCCAAGCCGGATTTCCTGGCTCCTTATTTCTCCCTCGGTGTCTATCATCTCGCCAAGGCCGAGCCCGAAAAAGCCGCCGCGGAATACCAGGGAATTTTGAAGCATGCCCCGGACAATTTCCAGGCGCTCACTCTGCTGGCCAACGCTCAGGACCAAATGGGCAAGCGCAAGGAAGCCACCGATACCTTCAAGCGAGCGGTTGCTGTCGACCCGGTTCGCGGCACCCTGGTCTATGTCTACAACCTGATGCGGCGCGGCGACAATCCCCAGGCGCTTCAGGTCGTCAGTGCCGGCCTGGAAAAAGCGGAAAACAATCCTCTGCTTTTGGAAATGCGTGGCAAAATTCACATGGCCCAAAAGGACTATCCCGCCGCTATTGCCGATTTTCGCCTGCTTTCCCAGGCCGCACCCGATAAAGGAATGCCCCTGCTCGCCCAGGCCCTGGTTGAGGCAGGCAAGCCTGAAGAGGCTGTGGCATTGAGTCGTGGTCTGATCTCCAGCAATCCGCAAGCTCCCTTCGGCTATCTGCTGCTCAGCGCCGTTCATACCGCCGGCGGTCAAAGCGAAAAGGCAGTTGCCGCACTAGATGAGGGAATTCCCAAAGTCAATGACCGTCGACCCTTGGCCATGGCCCGAGCCGGCCTATTGCGCGGTCAGGGCAACAACAGTCAGGCCCTGGAAATCTATACGGACATTCTCAAGGAATACGAAGATCATTTTCCGGCCATGTACGCCAAGGGCTCCATTCATCACCAGCAGGGCCAATACGCCGAGGCGGCGCGTATGTATCGTGAAGCAATCAATCTCAACCCCAATTTCGTTCCAGCCCTCAACGATCTGGCCTATCTGTTGATCGATCGGCAAAATCAGGTCAAGGAGGGGGTCGATTTCGCCATGCGAGCTTTTCGACTTGCCCCGACCGACCCCGCGGTCATGGACACCTTGGGCTATGCCCTATATCGCGACGGGCAGTCCGATCGTGCCTTGCGCCTGCTGCAATCCGCCGCTCAAAGTTTGCCCGACAATCCGACCGTGCTTTACCACTTGGCTCTTGTTTACCAAGATTTGGGCAAGGCCGGTCAGGCAGTGGAATCCTTGGAGGCCTCGCTTGCCAAGGGAAATTTTCCGGAAAAAAATCAAGCCCGTGAACTGCTCAACAAGCTGAACAGCGCCCAATGA
- a CDS encoding response regulator gives MIRHLKVEPPIDLGSIFFVKKKKILVLDDKHFSRVCSAILEREGFFPETPEYEKISDTLHRWQEFGLVVASYPIAESFVEKIQESGTPVLVLSDFVNREVVEILKQFEVARCLIKPLDFEYFIGLVGEMLHGEVSKQGGLGLA, from the coding sequence GTGATTCGCCACCTCAAGGTTGAACCACCGATTGATCTCGGGAGCATTTTTTTTGTGAAAAAGAAAAAAATCCTTGTTCTTGATGATAAGCATTTCTCCCGAGTTTGCAGCGCCATTCTCGAGCGCGAGGGATTTTTCCCCGAGACTCCGGAATACGAGAAAATCTCTGATACACTTCATCGCTGGCAGGAATTCGGACTGGTTGTGGCGAGTTACCCCATAGCGGAGAGTTTTGTCGAAAAGATTCAGGAGTCCGGTACGCCAGTGCTGGTTCTCAGTGATTTTGTCAATCGAGAAGTCGTTGAAATTTTAAAACAATTTGAAGTCGCGAGGTGTCTGATCAAGCCTCTGGACTTCGAATATTTCATTGGGCTCGTGGGAGAAATGCTGCATGGTGAAGTTTCAAAACAGGGAGGATTGGGCCTTGCTTAG
- a CDS encoding sigma-54-dependent transcriptional regulator — protein sequence MAAQEKGTILIVDDEPNALKVLAAILGEEGYRVVTAGSVEAALPRFKETDFDAVITDMKMPGLSGMDLFGILAREHPEIPVVFLTAYGTVESAVEAMTRGAFYYFIKPPDYLNLKGILSRAVEQRRLKRELSELKKRLATEAREFRLIGSHPEIRKILDIVDSVRDSESSVLICGETGTGKEMIARSLHCGGVWAKKPFVAVNCAAIPRELIESELFGYEKGAFTGASARRIGRVEQAAGGTLFLDEIGELDMSVQAKLLRVLQEKEIERLGSNEKISVHFRLVSSTNRDLPTEIKKGHFRQDLYYRLNVVQITVPPLRERRQDIPLLVAEFLKEFCAREGKVLSISDEAMDILQSYSWPGNIRQLRNVVERAVVLVRGHEIGPRAFPEDIIPVDDNQPVLGTVKTMRERELAAVKEALARCAGNKSEAARSLGISRKALYKRLNDFGLS from the coding sequence ATGGCGGCGCAGGAAAAAGGCACGATTCTCATTGTTGATGATGAACCAAACGCCCTGAAGGTTTTGGCCGCCATTCTTGGCGAAGAGGGCTATCGCGTGGTGACCGCGGGCTCCGTGGAAGCGGCGCTTCCCCGATTCAAGGAAACTGATTTTGACGCGGTCATTACCGATATGAAAATGCCGGGGCTCAGCGGCATGGATCTTTTCGGTATTCTTGCCCGCGAGCATCCAGAAATTCCAGTAGTCTTTTTAACTGCATACGGCACCGTCGAGTCAGCCGTCGAGGCCATGACTCGCGGTGCCTTTTATTATTTCATCAAGCCTCCCGATTACCTGAATCTCAAGGGCATTCTCAGCCGCGCAGTTGAGCAGCGGCGGCTCAAGCGCGAACTTTCCGAACTCAAGAAGCGTCTAGCCACCGAGGCCAGGGAGTTCCGCCTTATCGGCAGCCACCCCGAAATTCGTAAAATTCTCGATATTGTCGATTCCGTGCGCGATTCGGAAAGCAGCGTGCTGATTTGCGGAGAAACCGGCACCGGCAAGGAGATGATCGCGCGCTCCCTGCATTGCGGCGGAGTTTGGGCAAAAAAGCCTTTTGTTGCCGTCAACTGTGCCGCGATCCCGCGTGAACTGATTGAATCCGAACTCTTCGGTTACGAGAAGGGCGCCTTTACCGGGGCTTCAGCGCGGCGTATCGGCCGGGTCGAACAGGCCGCGGGCGGCACCCTGTTTCTGGATGAAATCGGTGAACTCGATATGTCGGTGCAGGCAAAGTTGCTGCGGGTTCTTCAGGAAAAAGAAATCGAGAGGTTGGGCAGCAACGAAAAAATCAGCGTTCACTTTCGCCTGGTGTCCTCGACCAACCGCGATCTGCCCACCGAGATTAAAAAAGGCCATTTTCGCCAGGACCTCTACTATCGTCTTAACGTCGTGCAGATTACCGTTCCCCCCCTGCGTGAGCGCCGCCAGGACATACCGCTTCTGGTCGCGGAATTTCTTAAGGAATTCTGCGCCCGCGAGGGTAAGGTTCTCAGCATTTCCGATGAGGCCATGGACATATTGCAATCCTATTCCTGGCCTGGCAACATCAGACAATTGCGTAACGTTGTCGAGCGCGCCGTGGTCCTGGTACGCGGCCATGAAATCGGACCACGGGCATTTCCCGAGGATATCATTCCCGTCGATGACAATCAGCCTGTCCTGGGGACAGTCAAGACCATGCGCGAGCGAGAGTTGGCTGCCGTCAAGGAGGCGCTGGCGCGCTGCGCCGGCAACAAATCGGAAGCGGCGCGCAGCCTGGGCATTTCCCGCAAGGCACTCTATAAAAGGCTCAATGATTTTGGGTTGTCTTGA
- a CDS encoding PEP-CTERM/exosortase system-associated acyltransferase, whose amino-acid sequence MDYFEFKEIKKSDPRIAELFKLRYKVYVDEWGFERAEDHPLGIETDGFDLCAQHLAAIRRETDTIIGTARLIRCSAQGFPIEKNMQIDRLIPQEMRELTCEISRLAVSKDYRRRAGDNALYDGKIFTGSSPRLTEDERRSGENDIVLGLIRKMCECSGREGLIYWYVGMARGLNILLKRKGLHFEPVGPEVDYHGPRRPYFGRIDEIVKNNAELLNVYQQALAHRAGVELPTKVPVAV is encoded by the coding sequence ATGGACTATTTCGAATTCAAGGAAATCAAAAAATCCGATCCCCGCATTGCCGAACTGTTCAAATTAAGGTACAAAGTGTACGTGGATGAGTGGGGATTCGAGCGGGCGGAAGACCATCCGTTGGGAATCGAGACTGATGGCTTCGATCTGTGTGCCCAGCATCTAGCGGCCATTCGTCGAGAAACCGATACCATTATTGGGACCGCGCGATTGATCAGGTGCTCGGCACAGGGCTTCCCCATTGAAAAAAATATGCAAATCGACCGGTTGATTCCGCAGGAAATGCGCGAACTGACCTGTGAGATCTCGCGCCTGGCGGTCAGTAAGGATTATCGGCGTCGTGCCGGTGACAATGCACTCTATGATGGTAAAATCTTTACCGGTTCATCGCCGCGTTTAACTGAAGACGAACGCCGCAGTGGCGAGAACGACATTGTTTTAGGGCTCATCCGCAAAATGTGCGAGTGCAGTGGGCGCGAAGGGCTGATTTATTGGTACGTGGGCATGGCCAGGGGGCTGAACATCCTTTTGAAGCGCAAGGGATTGCATTTTGAGCCTGTTGGCCCGGAAGTCGATTACCACGGCCCGCGTCGACCCTATTTTGGGCGCATCGACGAAATCGTCAAGAATAACGCGGAACTTTTGAATGTATATCAGCAGGCGCTGGCACATCGTGCAGGTGTTGAATTGCCCACCAAGGTGCCGGTAGCCGTCTGA
- a CDS encoding COG1470 family protein has protein sequence MGDDRSIDSNCQPALVTLPTNASQDLTIDFGYYLVAPAIDIEKYTNGEDADDPSGPIVAVGSPVEWTYVVTNIGNVELINVMVSDDQGVMVTCPETSLMPGESMTCTGQGIAMEGQYANLGTATGEYNGITVEDTDPSHYFGAAAAIDIEKYTNGEDADDPSGPIVAVGSPVEWTYVVTNIGNVELINVMVSDDQGVMVTCPETSLMPGESMTCTGQGIAMEGQYANLGTATGEYNGITVEDTDPSHYFGAAAAIDIEKYTNGEDADDPTGPIVVVGSMVEWTYVVTNTGNVPLSNVMVSDDQGVMVTCPETSLMPGESMTCTGQGIAMEGQYANLGTATGEHNGMIVEDTDPSHYFGVAPSIDLEKYVSKDGMNWFDADEPPGLLVPVCPNGSGYGDKDCSEKDYYWSKYDSSKRDYDYKKSDYEKKRDDRDRSKSDYEKSKKDKDDKKSKYESRKAAYESAKERYERRSSRYNMEEMEKAKQEYEKSKSDYDKSKSDYDKKKSDYDKKKSDTEKSKYDLDKSKSKYDKDKYEWDKYGDKECKDGKIYDKCGDFECESFVYFRFLVTNDGPVPLTEITLEDTVFDVSDCVIPQTLAPGASFECVIGPFPAEAGQHKNTGTATGWYAGIQVMDSDDAHYYGKVGTGTGTPGYWKNHSEAWPVTHISIGGITYSKKDAIDWMNKPVKRDKTLTLFQALVAAKLNVLMGNVSYCIDDIIAAADQWMATYGPVGNGVEASSSAWAMAEPLYMMLDDYNNGLLCAPSRDCLEKDEVKKDKGVKSTSYWKGQDKSWPTRSLKVGDKTYDRKDATKIMKSPSKKDVTYTMFRALVVAKLNVAEGNSKSCVEDTIKDADKWMEKYGPAGKGLSSNTRAWREGEGLFQTLDDYNNGKLCAPFAKDEITSWVRR, from the coding sequence GTGGGCGATGACCGCAGCATCGACAGCAACTGCCAGCCCGCGCTGGTGACCTTGCCGACCAACGCCAGCCAGGATCTGACCATCGACTTCGGCTACTACTTAGTCGCTCCGGCCATCGACATCGAGAAGTACACCAACGGCGAAGACGCCGATGATCCCTCCGGCCCCATCGTGGCGGTCGGCAGCCCGGTGGAATGGACCTATGTGGTCACCAACATTGGCAACGTCGAACTTATCAACGTGATGGTCAGCGACGATCAGGGCGTGATGGTCACCTGCCCTGAAACCAGCCTGATGCCGGGTGAGTCCATGACCTGCACCGGTCAGGGCATCGCCATGGAAGGCCAGTACGCCAACCTCGGCACCGCCACCGGTGAGTACAACGGCATCACCGTCGAAGACACCGATCCAAGCCATTATTTCGGCGCGGCGGCGGCCATCGATATCGAGAAGTACACCAACGGCGAAGACGCCGATGATCCCTCCGGCCCCATCGTGGCGGTCGGCAGCCCGGTGGAATGGACCTACGTGGTCACCAACATTGGCAACGTCGAACTTATCAACGTGATGGTCAGCGACGATCAGGGCGTGATGGTCACCTGCCCTGAAACCAGCCTGATGCCGGGTGAGTCCATGACCTGCACCGGTCAGGGCATCGCCATGGAAGGCCAGTACGCCAACCTCGGCACCGCCACTGGCGAGTACAACGGCATCACCGTTGAGGACACCGACCCTAGCCATTACTTCGGCGCGGCGGCAGCCATCGATATCGAGAAGTACACCAACGGCGAAGACGCCGATGATCCCACCGGTCCCATCGTGGTGGTCGGCAGTATGGTGGAATGGACCTATGTGGTGACCAACACCGGCAACGTGCCGCTGAGCAACGTGATGGTGAGCGATGACCAGGGCGTGATGGTCACTTGTCCTGAAACCAGCCTGATGCCGGGTGAGTCCATGACCTGCACCGGTCAGGGCATCGCCATGGAAGGCCAATACGCCAACCTGGGCACCGCCACCGGCGAGCACAACGGCATGATCGTTGAGGACACTGATCCGAGCCATTATTTCGGGGTTGCTCCGAGCATCGATCTTGAAAAATACGTCTCCAAGGACGGCATGAATTGGTTCGATGCCGATGAGCCGCCGGGGTTGCTCGTGCCGGTTTGCCCCAACGGTAGCGGCTATGGCGACAAGGACTGCTCCGAGAAGGATTACTACTGGTCCAAATACGACAGCAGTAAGAGGGATTACGACTACAAAAAAAGTGACTATGAAAAGAAAAGAGATGATCGTGATCGCTCAAAATCTGATTACGAAAAATCAAAAAAGGACAAGGATGACAAAAAGTCAAAGTATGAATCGCGCAAAGCGGCATATGAGAGCGCAAAAGAACGTTACGAGCGCAGGAGTAGCCGGTACAATATGGAAGAAATGGAAAAGGCAAAGCAGGAATACGAAAAATCAAAATCTGATTACGACAAGTCTAAATCTGATTATGACAAGAAAAAGTCGGATTATGACAAGAAAAAATCGGATACTGAAAAGTCTAAATACGATCTTGACAAATCAAAGAGTAAGTACGACAAAGACAAGTACGAGTGGGATAAATACGGAGATAAGGAATGCAAAGACGGAAAAATCTACGATAAGTGCGGTGACTTTGAATGTGAGAGCTTTGTCTATTTTCGCTTCCTGGTCACCAATGACGGCCCGGTGCCATTGACCGAAATTACCCTGGAAGATACAGTATTTGATGTCAGTGATTGCGTGATTCCGCAAACGCTGGCTCCGGGGGCAAGTTTCGAGTGTGTTATCGGCCCCTTCCCGGCCGAAGCCGGCCAGCACAAGAATACCGGTACCGCTACTGGCTGGTATGCCGGCATTCAGGTGATGGATTCCGATGATGCGCATTATTACGGCAAAGTCGGCACGGGTACGGGAACTCCGGGCTACTGGAAAAACCATTCTGAAGCCTGGCCTGTGACGCACATCTCCATCGGTGGCATCACCTATTCGAAAAAAGACGCTATCGACTGGATGAACAAGCCGGTCAAAAGGGACAAGACCCTAACACTTTTCCAGGCGCTGGTTGCAGCCAAGCTTAATGTTTTGATGGGCAACGTCTCATACTGCATTGATGATATTATCGCAGCAGCTGACCAGTGGATGGCGACTTATGGCCCGGTCGGTAATGGCGTGGAAGCCAGCAGTAGCGCCTGGGCTATGGCCGAACCGCTCTACATGATGCTTGACGATTACAACAACGGGCTGCTTTGTGCCCCCTCTCGTGATTGCCTGGAAAAGGACGAGGTTAAAAAGGACAAAGGCGTTAAGTCAACCAGTTACTGGAAGGGCCAGGACAAATCCTGGCCGACCAGAAGCCTTAAGGTCGGCGATAAAACCTACGACCGGAAGGATGCGACCAAGATCATGAAGTCGCCGTCCAAGAAAGATGTCACCTACACTATGTTCCGTGCCCTTGTCGTCGCCAAGCTCAATGTGGCCGAAGGCAACTCTAAGTCCTGCGTCGAGGATACAATTAAAGATGCCGATAAATGGATGGAGAAATACGGCCCTGCCGGTAAGGGACTGTCCTCGAATACGCGGGCTTGGAGGGAGGGAGAGGGACTTTTCCAGACCCTGGATGACTACAACAACGGCAAACTTTGCGCGCCTTTTGCCAAGGATGAAATTACGAGTTGGGTGCGCAGATAG
- a CDS encoding outer membrane protein yields the protein MAPGERVSGKFSFDNGIAFLGAIGGEFAGDFRGEIELGYRNNDLDRLHADGGGSVSIGGDVTTISLMANIIKDFPLGTGFTPFIGAGIGMANIEAEIRFAGLSDKEDDNVFAYQFFAGGGIDLAPKVKLDLQYRFFATSDPDFNGLESEYLSHNFLAGLRFGF from the coding sequence ATCGCTCCTGGTGAAAGAGTTTCGGGTAAGTTTAGCTTCGATAATGGTATCGCGTTTCTTGGAGCTATCGGTGGGGAGTTCGCGGGTGATTTTCGAGGTGAAATTGAGCTTGGGTATCGCAACAACGATCTCGATAGGCTTCATGCGGATGGAGGGGGCTCCGTTTCGATTGGGGGAGATGTCACAACGATTTCCCTCATGGCGAACATCATCAAGGATTTTCCTTTGGGTACCGGCTTTACCCCCTTCATCGGTGCGGGCATCGGTATGGCCAACATCGAGGCGGAAATCCGGTTCGCCGGGCTGAGTGACAAGGAAGACGACAATGTGTTCGCCTACCAATTCTTTGCCGGTGGAGGCATTGATTTGGCTCCTAAAGTCAAGCTTGACCTTCAGTACCGTTTCTTCGCGACCTCCGATCCTGATTTTAACGGTTTGGAGTCCGAATACCTGTCGCACAATTTCCTGGCTGGACTGCGATTCGGCTTCTAA
- the parS gene encoding type II RES/Xre toxin-antitoxin system antitoxin: protein MNLAEVLQEQPSLKNLTAAARHGVPRKFVDELAQVLDISLRDLAPLLHASERNLRRYQPEQLLPADVSDRALNIARVFERALDVLDTPERAVQWLKQPNRALGEAPLALLATTFGAEQVLAILGRIEHGVFS, encoded by the coding sequence ATGAACCTCGCCGAAGTGCTTCAAGAACAACCCTCGTTAAAAAACCTCACCGCGGCCGCGCGCCACGGAGTTCCACGCAAATTTGTCGACGAGCTTGCACAGGTTCTCGACATTTCTCTGCGGGATCTCGCCCCGTTGCTGCATGCCTCGGAGCGCAATTTGCGCCGCTATCAGCCCGAGCAACTGTTGCCCGCGGATGTCTCCGACCGCGCGCTCAACATTGCACGTGTCTTTGAGCGCGCCCTGGACGTTCTCGACACCCCGGAGCGCGCCGTGCAGTGGCTCAAGCAGCCAAACCGCGCACTGGGCGAGGCGCCCTTGGCGTTGCTTGCAACAACTTTCGGCGCCGAGCAGGTTCTTGCCATCCTGGGGCGCATCGAGCACGGTGTTTTTTCCTGA
- a CDS encoding RES family NAD+ phosphorylase has product MQAFRITRAQYASDLSGEGAALFGGRWNPRGLPLLYCANSTALAALEVFVHIDPALGLPKLSRVVVEVPDEWVEDTAPIFFADERQSQRHGAAWLQAGAGLCFKALSATLPACATDSFNLLVNPSHPEFSQVKLLDISPFEFDPRLF; this is encoded by the coding sequence ATGCAGGCTTTTCGCATCACCAGGGCGCAGTACGCGTCCGACCTTTCGGGCGAAGGGGCGGCGCTGTTCGGCGGACGCTGGAATCCGCGCGGCCTACCGCTTTTGTATTGCGCTAACTCCACGGCATTGGCTGCTCTGGAAGTGTTTGTCCATATTGATCCCGCCCTGGGCCTGCCCAAACTCTCGCGGGTCGTTGTCGAGGTCCCCGATGAATGGGTCGAAGACACGGCGCCGATCTTCTTCGCGGATGAAAGACAATCCCAACGGCACGGCGCTGCATGGCTTCAAGCCGGTGCCGGTCTGTGTTTCAAGGCCCTTTCCGCGACCCTTCCTGCTTGCGCGACCGACAGCTTTAACCTTCTGGTCAACCCCAGCCACCCTGAATTTTCCCAGGTCAAACTGCTCGATATTTCTCCTTTTGAATTCGATCCGCGTCTTTTTTGA
- a CDS encoding DUF423 domain-containing protein, producing the protein MKTFLILGSLNAFLGVALGAFGAHGLKSKVAPEMLATWNTAVQYHLVHALGLLVIGMLCHLMPGAMLVRIAGWLIFLGVLLFSGSLYVMVLTGIRGLGMITPIGGVAFLIGWLLLALAGFRQGAG; encoded by the coding sequence ATGAAAACATTCCTCATCCTCGGCAGCCTGAACGCCTTTCTGGGTGTCGCCCTGGGCGCTTTCGGCGCGCACGGCCTAAAATCCAAGGTCGCCCCGGAAATGCTCGCCACCTGGAACACCGCCGTGCAGTATCACCTGGTTCATGCGCTGGGCCTGCTGGTGATCGGCATGCTGTGCCACCTGATGCCCGGTGCCATGTTGGTTCGCATCGCCGGGTGGCTGATATTTCTTGGAGTTCTGCTCTTCTCCGGCAGCCTTTATGTCATGGTTCTCACCGGCATTCGCGGCCTCGGCATGATTACCCCGATCGGCGGTGTCGCCTTTCTTATCGGTTGGCTGCTTCTTGCCCTGGCGGGTTTTCGGCAGGGTGCCGGATAA